In Cryptomeria japonica chromosome 10, Sugi_1.0, whole genome shotgun sequence, a genomic segment contains:
- the LOC131054544 gene encoding early nodulin-75 isoform X1 has product MDDPTADPDFEEDADSPEYLLPPQIPDTQPQTECVQRPPPQNPSTDPQTQYVQPPTAQNPYTAPQTQYHVPQNPCNDPQIQHVQPPLSQNLYADLQVRYVQSSASQDPYMEPREQYVQRPPSQNPHDEPQVQHVQRRPQQNFHAEPHHMQHVQPPQPQVQHVQRRPPPQNPHAQSHVHYMQNPHAEPQVQYVQPLPTQNPHAEPQVQYVQPPPRNPNVQFGNVIYVQAPPHASLQQGGHNIPALWASSLYSCTEDPANCCLTLLCPCITFGQIAEIVDENSPCWMVELVATCIVSGRIHGLLCLAGIAFSAFFGLPLFWGFAWCYSCTHRNKMRVKYNLAETPCADCLVHSFVSHARCARNIKSSNIEDMTLLSVMHLYDQM; this is encoded by the exons ATGGATGACCCAACGGCGGATCCAGACTTTGAGGAGGACGCAGATTCTCCAGAGTATCTGCTGCCACCTCAAATTCCTGACACTCAGCCTCAGACAGAATGTGTGCAGCGGCCGCCACCTCAAAATCCCTCCACTGACCCCCAAACACAATATGTGCAGCCCCCGACAGCTCAAAATCCCTACACTGCGCCTCAGACTCAATATCATGTGCCTCAAAATCCCTGCAATGACCCTCAGATTCAACATGTGCAGCCACCACTGTCTCAAAATCTGTATGCTGATCTTCAGGTACGATACGTGCAGTCATCAGCCTCTCAAGACCCCTACATGGAGCCTCGAGAACAATATGTGCAGCGGCCGCCATCCCAAAATCCTCATGATGAACCTCAAGTACAGCATGTGCAACGGCGGCCACAACAAAATTTCCATGCTGAACCTCATCATATGCAGCACGTGCAGCCACCACAGCCTCAGGTACAGCATGTGCAACGTCGGCCGCCACCACAAAATCCCCATGCTCAATCTCATGTACACTATATGCAAAATCCCCACGCTGAACCTCAGGTACAATATGTGCAGCCGTTGCCGACTCAAAATCCCCACGCTGAACCTCAGGTACAATACGTGCAGCCGCCGCCTCGAAACCCCAACGTTCAGTTTGGAAATGTTATATACGTTCAGGCACCGCCACATGCTTCTCTTCAACAAGGCGGACATAATATTCCTGCACTCTGGGCCTCTAGCCTATACTCCTGCACGGAAGACCCTGCCAACT GTTGCCTCACATTACTGTGCCCCTGCATCACTTTCGGGCAGATAGCGGAAATAGTGGACGAGAATTCTCCAT GCTGGATGGTTGAACTTGTTGCAACATGCATTGTGAGCGGACGGATCCATGGGCTCCTTTGTTTGGCGGGGATTGCGTTCTCAGCGTTCTTTGGTTTGCCTCTTTTTTGGGGATTTGCATGGTGCTATTCATGCACCCACCGAAACAAGATGCGGGTCAAATATAACTTGGCAGAGACCCCCTGCGCAGATTGTCTAGTCCATTCTTTTGTGAGCCACGCGCGTTGTGCCAGGAATATAAAGAGCTCAAACATAGAGGATATGACCCTGCTCTCGGTAATGCATTTGTATGACCAGATGTAA
- the LOC131054544 gene encoding early nodule-specific protein 2 isoform X2 — translation MDDPTADPDFEEDADSPEYLLPPQIPDTQPQTECVQRPPPQNPSTDPQTQYVQPPTAQNPYTAPQTQYHVPQNPCNDPQIQHVQPPLSQNLYADLQVRYVQSSASQDPYMEPREQYVQRPPSQNPHDEPQVQHVQRRPQQNFHAEPHHMQHVQPPQPQVQHVQRRPPPQNPHAQSHVHYMQNPHAEPQVQYVQPPPRNPNVQFGNVIYVQAPPHASLQQGGHNIPALWASSLYSCTEDPANCCLTLLCPCITFGQIAEIVDENSPCWMVELVATCIVSGRIHGLLCLAGIAFSAFFGLPLFWGFAWCYSCTHRNKMRVKYNLAETPCADCLVHSFVSHARCARNIKSSNIEDMTLLSVMHLYDQM, via the exons ATGGATGACCCAACGGCGGATCCAGACTTTGAGGAGGACGCAGATTCTCCAGAGTATCTGCTGCCACCTCAAATTCCTGACACTCAGCCTCAGACAGAATGTGTGCAGCGGCCGCCACCTCAAAATCCCTCCACTGACCCCCAAACACAATATGTGCAGCCCCCGACAGCTCAAAATCCCTACACTGCGCCTCAGACTCAATATCATGTGCCTCAAAATCCCTGCAATGACCCTCAGATTCAACATGTGCAGCCACCACTGTCTCAAAATCTGTATGCTGATCTTCAGGTACGATACGTGCAGTCATCAGCCTCTCAAGACCCCTACATGGAGCCTCGAGAACAATATGTGCAGCGGCCGCCATCCCAAAATCCTCATGATGAACCTCAAGTACAGCATGTGCAACGGCGGCCACAACAAAATTTCCATGCTGAACCTCATCATATGCAGCACGTGCAGCCACCACAGCCTCAGGTACAGCATGTGCAACGTCGGCCGCCACCACAAAATCCCCATGCTCAATCTCATGTACACTATATGCAAAATCCCCACGCTGAACCTCAG GTACAATACGTGCAGCCGCCGCCTCGAAACCCCAACGTTCAGTTTGGAAATGTTATATACGTTCAGGCACCGCCACATGCTTCTCTTCAACAAGGCGGACATAATATTCCTGCACTCTGGGCCTCTAGCCTATACTCCTGCACGGAAGACCCTGCCAACT GTTGCCTCACATTACTGTGCCCCTGCATCACTTTCGGGCAGATAGCGGAAATAGTGGACGAGAATTCTCCAT GCTGGATGGTTGAACTTGTTGCAACATGCATTGTGAGCGGACGGATCCATGGGCTCCTTTGTTTGGCGGGGATTGCGTTCTCAGCGTTCTTTGGTTTGCCTCTTTTTTGGGGATTTGCATGGTGCTATTCATGCACCCACCGAAACAAGATGCGGGTCAAATATAACTTGGCAGAGACCCCCTGCGCAGATTGTCTAGTCCATTCTTTTGTGAGCCACGCGCGTTGTGCCAGGAATATAAAGAGCTCAAACATAGAGGATATGACCCTGCTCTCGGTAATGCATTTGTATGACCAGATGTAA